From Pseudodesulfovibrio nedwellii:
CTTCGACACGCTCCAGCACTTCAAGAGAGCCGTCGCCTTCCACGGTAAGTTTATCAACGCCCTGAAATTGTTCTGTAACACCAAGCAGTTCACCGACCATCTGCATCACGGCGCCGGAGCCACGGGATGCGGACTGCCAACCACCAAAAAGCAACATTTTTGATTTATCCAGACCGGCGATACCATCAATAGTATCGGCAAGGGTCTTGGCTGTCTCGAAGCTATCTTCAAAACCAGAGGCAGAACCGTCGGCCACGACCAACTGGAAGGGAGCTTTCTGAGATACGGACATCATGACCTGCTGGAGCTTGGCCTTGGGACCGAGGCTGACCAGCCAAACCTGACTTCCGGGATTTTTGGCAGCCAAATCAGCAGCTTCAAACAGCGCGTGTCCGGCCCACGGGTCGAGCACGGCGGGAAGCATCATTTCATTCTGCAAGACCGGGCCGTTGGGACCGTCCTGAGGTGCGAGCGTTTGGAGCGGGTCCGGTACGATGGAGCCGCACACCACAATGTGGAATTCATTGCTCATTCAGTTTCTCCTTAATGTAGTGGCGACACTCGTATTTCTCATGTCAGCCATTCAAAAATGACGCGGCTATTACCGCACCACCCCTTGGATTCTATGTATGCCTCCGGCGGGCCTACCGGCAGTCGCCTTCGGCGGGACCAGAGAACCTTTTGAAAAAGGTTCTCTGGACTCTCCAAAACTTCTTATGTCGCTTCGCGAAGGGTATCGTATGCAAAAGGACTTCTTTTATATTAAACACTTCGCCGAAGGGGACACGGGATCCTTAAGGCCCTCGGCCTTAAGCCGCCAGAGGCGAAATCACCCGACAATCGCCGCCAAAGGCGGCATCAAATCCTGCCTTTATCCTAATTCTCAGCAGAATGCAGCCCGCCGGATCCGCCATTAAACGAAACGTTCGTCCGTTCCGGGTCCTTGTAATTGGATTTGCTGCAATTCCACATGCAGGCACCGCAGTGCACACATTTTTCCCGATCAAACAACGGAACGCCGCCTTCGGGATTGGTATAAATGGCCTGGCCGGAACACGCCTCGATACAAACCTGTTCCCGACATGTCGCACAGGTATCCGGGTCAGCAAAACGGACATGATCAGCGTAACCGGGATTAGCCTGCACCTTGCCACCCATGAGCAATGCATCCTGATGGGATACGAGTAAGGTTCCGTCCAGTGGAATTTCGGGCCACCCCACACGATCCATGAGCGCATCGTGCAAACTGGTTCCCTTCTTGGCACATTCGGCACGGATTTCCTGAATTTCGCCTTCAGTAAGGTAACCCTTGTAATATTCTTCGATGGTCGGAATACGATCCTGCGGTTTAATCTGTTTACCAGGCATATTGAGCAACCCGTTGGTCAAACCGGTCATTCCCATGCCGATAAAACCGCGCACCACGGACTTGGTAAAACCTTCACGGGCCTTTTCCGCCACCTTGGCCTCTTCTTCCACCCATGACTCACGTCGTTTAACGACATACGTGGCTTCAAGGTTTTCCTTGGTAAATTCCTTGCCGTCTTTCAACAATTCCAACACGGATTCGCCAAGCTGAACGCCTGTAGCCCATGCCTCATCAACACCGGAACCGGACAAAATATTGGTGGAACCGGAGCCTTCACCGATACGGGCGAACCCGTCACCACACAGAATTGGCTCGCCACGTCTTCCGGATTCATTCAGGGACTTCGCGCCCCAAGAACGCATGGTACCGCCTTCAAGACGCTTCCAAAGATACGGATGCATCATCCAATGCTGCATGTAGCGGTAAGCGGTCCGCACCGGATTATCGAACCACGACGGCACAAATATTCCGAGCGAGGCGACATTGCCGGGATAAACATACAGAAAACCAAAAATTTCAGGTTCGGGATAGCCAATGGTATGAAGTACTGTACCCGGTTCCCAATCACACCCTTCTGGCAGGTCAACCACACACTTCATACCCACAGCCCACTCGCGCTGGTGATTGCCTTCAGGCAGGCCGAGATTGCGGTCGAGATGTTGACCAACAGGTCCGACAGGACCATCGGCAACGACAGT
This genomic window contains:
- a CDS encoding electron transfer flavoprotein subunit beta/FixA family protein, with amino-acid sequence MSNEFHIVVCGSIVPDPLQTLAPQDGPNGPVLQNEMMLPAVLDPWAGHALFEAADLAAKNPGSQVWLVSLGPKAKLQQVMMSVSQKAPFQLVVADGSASGFEDSFETAKTLADTIDGIAGLDKSKMLLFGGWQSASRGSGAVMQMVGELLGVTEQFQGVDKLTVEGDGSLEVLERVEGGAYQKSVVDGAPAVLGWATGELPEPPNNPQIGMQNMQKNMPALQQAKPADLSGTSLSFASVEVPQQRRETRVVKDVPVEEMAKEIVEWIKG
- a CDS encoding 4Fe-4S ferredoxin encodes the protein MSDETPRAAMETDIVCVGFGPAAGGFLTTLTRGLMNEDGTPVAESKAMPGMPPQVICYERADDIGFGVSGVVTKGRSIKASFPDLDLSQIPMAHEVTSEKVLYLKDPVGASRRPSAFKMADKMLSRWMKDDAFELPYIPPFLEKHPGMIFSIGQLNQWVGGNLMGTGLAQVWPSSPVAEPLMDGKAVKGVRMADQGVEKDGTPGVGFMSGMDMKAALTVVADGPVGPVGQHLDRNLGLPEGNHQREWAVGMKCVVDLPEGCDWEPGTVLHTIGYPEPEIFGFLYVYPGNVASLGIFVPSWFDNPVRTAYRYMQHWMMHPYLWKRLEGGTMRSWGAKSLNESGRRGEPILCGDGFARIGEGSGSTNILSGSGVDEAWATGVQLGESVLELLKDGKEFTKENLEATYVVKRRESWVEEEAKVAEKAREGFTKSVVRGFIGMGMTGLTNGLLNMPGKQIKPQDRIPTIEEYYKGYLTEGEIQEIRAECAKKGTSLHDALMDRVGWPEIPLDGTLLVSHQDALLMGGKVQANPGYADHVRFADPDTCATCREQVCIEACSGQAIYTNPEGGVPLFDREKCVHCGACMWNCSKSNYKDPERTNVSFNGGSGGLHSAEN